AGCTGGAGGAAAGATAAGTACTTGTGACTTAGTTTGGAGTTGTGCATTGCTATGAATCCTAAAGCCAGATGTTTGCAGCCTGTAATTGCCTGCTTGCATTTCtaaactgctctgcaggcttcAAGCTTCAGCAGTTTTTGCCCATTTGCACTGTGTCACAGTTGAAGGTGGGGGCCTGTGGTCAAGGGGCGGTACCTCATCATTCACACCTGAAGTGTTGTTCAGCATCCCTCGTTCTTTTTAAACTTGAGCCTTGTGCTGAGTTAGTGTTGGGTTAGTGTAGCTGATAACAGCTGCTGTGTTCTTTCCCACTCTGAACTCAGATGTCATCAGCATCGAGAAGACAGGCGAGCATTTCCGCTTGGTGTACGATACCAAGGGTCGCTTTGCTGTTCACCGCATCACAGCTGAGGAGGCCAAGGTGAGGGGCTTCAGCCTGGGTAAGCTTAGGCCcacttgggtttggttggggcaGCATTTCTTTGGCAACTCTTGAATGGGAGCTGTTGCGTCTCTTCCTTGAAAGCTTAGTCCGTGCCACCCTTGAGAAGATCAAGACCTTTGGGGTTGGGGTATGAAACGTTTGGCAGGGGGGCAATCTTTTGGTGCTGTGAGAGCAGCTTCTAGATTACTGTAGGTGCATTGTCTGCTGGTTGTGTTGACCATGTTGGCATGGATTGGGTTATTTTAACAGGGAGTTTTGGGAGAGCAGTGACCCTGCTGTATGTGGTGAGCCTTGGCATAGGGCTGTGGTCAGAAACATGGTACTACCTGTGGTGTAAAAGCCTTGAACTCCTTCCTGGTTTTGTTGCAGTAGTGTTTTACAGAACTGCTCTCTGGCTTTTGGTGTTAGGAAGCAGCTCTTGCATGTGTTTCCTTAACACAAGCATGTTGGTGTGCTTAAGCTGCAAGTCTGCACCCTCTTTTGCATGTCCTTCCTAAGGACAGGCTGTGCAGGCACACGGGGATGCTGAGGGAAGAGCTGGCTGTGTTGTAGCTGGATGTGGTGTGCCTGGGGCCTTCTCAGCTTTTACCTCTGTCTACCACTTAATTTGACCCATGAGTCCCAAAGTGGCTGTGAAGGAGTCAAggctgaaaggagaggaaagcaagGTATGCTAAAGGAGGGATACAGCTCTGTCTTGGGTgagatgctgctgcctctgctgtgtgACTACGGGCTTTGGAGCAAAATGAGGAAACTGCCCTGGCATTGGCTTTCCTGGGAAAGTTCAGCTAGTGTTTATGGGGAGGCTGaagccctggctgggcagctgTTTGGCAAGCACAGGTGTGTTCCAGTGGGGCTGTAGCATAGGTGCATGGCAGCCCTAtgagagggggctggggcagtaGGCTAGGAGGTCACTGCCTGGGCTCCAGTTGCAAGCCCTGGAACGTCTGCATGTTTCACTTGGGGTCTGgggcctgctgtggctggcagctCAGGGGGACAAGGGTACCCTGGTGCAtggtgctgcttgctgtttCAGATGTATTGGGGTTTGTTTGCAGTACAAGCTGTGCAAGGTGAGGAAGATCTTCGTGGGCACCAAAGGAATCCCTCATCTGGTCACCCATGATGCCCGCACCATCCGCTATCCAGATCCCCTCATCAAGGTGAACGATACAGTCCAGATTGACCTGGAGACGGGCAAGATCACAGATTTCATTAAGTTTGACACAGGTGGGTCTTGCTTCCCATCTAAAACACTCTGCTTTTGCCCACTGGAGAGCTGTGTGGCGGTTAGATACAAATGCCAGATGTCTTTGCTTTAGAGAGTTCAATGGTGGCAGCTCTGGGAAAGGAGTTGTTTCCTTGGGGCATCTCTGActagagctggagcagagatttGTCTGCTGGCGTTAGAAGACATTTGGCATAAGGAGTCTGAGAACTCTGAAAGCAATGAGGCAGTAGATAGAAGCAGTGAACTAGTGGAGAGGTTGCTTGAGTCTGGCTCTCATGGAGCTGTGAGCAGAAAGCTCTGGACAGCCACAGGGAGGTGCTCTTCACTATGGGAGAAAGTTTTCAGTTGCGGAGCCAAGTGTACAATGACAAATGACAGGGGAATGCTTCCTTGGTGCTGATGCAActgaggaggtggcagggaaCACTTGGTCTGAGCCTTGTGACCGAGAGCTGTTTGGCTCCTTTGGCCttgcctctgtgcctgggaagatcatggaaaaGAGCTCATAGAAGCTCTGCTAAAGGACATGgaagacagggaggtgattcgaGGAAGCCAGCATggtttcaccaagggcaagtcctgcctgaccagctaTTTGCTTTCTACAATGGTGTGGCTACTTCAGTGGACAAGGGAGGACTAATGGGTGTCCTCTGTCTGGTCTTCTGTAAAGCCTTCGACACAGTTCTCAACAGCATCCTTCTCTATAAACTGGAGAGAGGTGAATTTggtgggtggactgttcagtggataaggaagtGGTTGGATGATTGCAtacaaagggcagtggtcaaTGGCTTAATGTTCAGATGGAGACAGGTGATGAGTGGTGTCCCTTCAGGGtttgtactgggaccagtgcagttcagtatcttcatcagtgatacAGACAGCAAGATAAAGTATACctgcagcaagtttgcagatgataccaagctgagtggtgtgatTGATCaagactgaaggacaggatgtcattctttgtgctgctggtgtGGATAAGaagttggacatgagccagcaatatgtgcttgcagcccagaaggccaatggttaGCATGTTGAGAGGTGATTtctgccaccctgctctgctctgatgagaccttacctggaatattgtgtccatcTTGGGcccacagcacaagaaggacatggacctgctggagcaggtcaagAGGTGGGCTatgaagatggtcagagggctagagcacttctacaaggacaggctgagagacttggggctattcagcctggagaagagagggctccagggcgACCTTAGAGGGGCTGGCCTGGcctacagggaggctgaggagggactgttttggggggtctgtggtgataggatgaggggcagtggtttgaaactggagcagagtagatttaggttgggcataaGGGGGaggttttttttacagtgaggatggtgaaatactggaacagattgcccagggatgtggttgagaccccatctctggagacattcagggtcaagcttgatgaggccctgagcaacctgatgcagttggAGAGtccctgctgagtacaggggagttggacaaggtgacctttgagggtccttctCCAACCTGTGATTGTGTGTGTGCCAGGGTTTCTGCGGGATGTGTCTCTAGGTGCTCTGGTGGTTGCTTCCTTGGGCCAGTGtggctctgcctgtgcctctctgcagcagtgctcctCAAAGACTCCAAGTGGAAGGGCTTCACTTTGGCATGTGGTGCCAGTTTTTTTCACAACCATCTTCCCTCACCCCCAGGAAACCTGTGCATGGTGACAGGCGGTGCCAACTTGGGCCGTATTGGTGTGATCACCAACCGGGAGAGACACCCTGGGTCATTTGATGTGGTTCACGTGAAGGATGCCAATGGCAACAGCTTTGCCACCAGGCTCTCCAACATCTTCGTTATTGGCAAAGTAAGCAAGCAGGGGTGGATGGGCATGAGGTGGGTGGGTTCTCCCCTGTTgttgggggctgctggctgaggcagAGGGGTGTTGGTGTCTCTTGTCACCTGCCTGCCCACCCAGTGAAGCTCCAGTGCTTACACTAGTTCTGACTCTTCTCCCTATGATTCTGCCCACTCTGAGCTGATGGTTCTGGGAAGGGGAAGCATCCCTAAATGAAGGTATAGGGATGTTGTCCAGAAGCAGCCCCATGCTTGGTTTTTTAATGTAAGAATGCTCAGAATTTGCTGGGACCTGGGCAGCTGCTTTGAGCATGCCTTCCCCTGCAGTGCCTCTGCTGTGTTGCCATTCCCCAGGGGAGTCTTCTGCCCAGGTTGGATAGGGGTGGTAGGTCAGTCCTGGCTGAAGTGCATTTTTCATGGACACGACTGAAAGAGGCAGGTGTGGACCTGGCCCTTTTGTAAGGGACTTCTGCTGGGCCAATGCCACAGCCACATGTGCATAACCTGGCATGGCttgtgctgcttttccctttctgaGAGGGAGAGCTCTGGCCCTGTCTGGGTTTCCTGATGTGAAATGGCTTCTTCTTTGCTGCAGGGCAACAAGCCATGGATCTCCCTGCCCCGTGGAAAGGGCATCCGCCTGACGATCGCTGAGGAGAGAGACAAGAGACTGgcagccaagcagagcagcGGCtaactgcagctcaggctggcagtgctcctgGCAGTGTGTTAATTAAACTGTTTACCAAATGGCtgtgtgagtggctggggagcgtcccagggctggggtgagCTGCACTGTGAAGCCACGCTCTGCTCTCGGGTAGGTTCTGCTGATCTGGGGAGACTCCTGGTAACCTGAGCCGCCTTCCAGAAAGGCTGGGAGGAATGGAGTGCTGGGAGAACCTCCAGGCTGATGTGTCCCCAGGAAGCTGTTGGCATCCCAGGGACATGCTGGAGGAGTAGGGGACTGGGAGAAGC
This sequence is a window from Dryobates pubescens isolate bDryPub1 chromosome 18, bDryPub1.pri, whole genome shotgun sequence. Protein-coding genes within it:
- the RPS4X gene encoding 40S ribosomal protein S4, X isoform is translated as MARGPKKHLKRVAAPKHWMLDKLTGVFAPRPSTGPHKLRECLPLIIFLRNRLKYALTGDEVKKICMQRFIKIDGKVRTDITYPAGFMDVISIEKTGEHFRLVYDTKGRFAVHRITAEEAKYKLCKVRKIFVGTKGIPHLVTHDARTIRYPDPLIKVNDTVQIDLETGKITDFIKFDTGNLCMVTGGANLGRIGVITNRERHPGSFDVVHVKDANGNSFATRLSNIFVIGKGNKPWISLPRGKGIRLTIAEERDKRLAAKQSSG